A window from Anoplolepis gracilipes chromosome 15, ASM4749672v1, whole genome shotgun sequence encodes these proteins:
- the LOC140673786 gene encoding uncharacterized protein isoform X2 produces the protein MNMSFNRKKCTVLGCESENVKLRSFPRGKINKERFLKWLRACGNVKLLKLSERQLQLGEPIDSSYYKFNDIRIMDTQTIDAQKIDMQMNDGTLVSLVSEKGKAVIVLSTAHHDVNFNPRIKKLMSIEHYNAAKDAMDAMERTYAIYSVSKKTKRWPLAMFFELLDVASVNAQILYTCRSKFVQKYRKGFLKTLALTLLKPHLQTSIKTKSKDKTFVY, from the exons ATGA ATATGTCATTTAACAGAAAGAAATGTACAGTGCTAGGCTGTGAATCAGAGAATGTGAAACTTCGCTCATTTCCACGtgggaaaataaataaagagagattTCTGAAATGGTTAAGGGCTTGTGGAAATGTCAAGCTGCTAAAGCTATCTGAAAGACAACTACAGCTTGGAG AGCCTATTGATTCATCATACTACAAATTTAATGACATACGAATAATGGATACACAAACAATTGATGCACAAAAGATTGATATGCAAAT GAACGATGGCACCTTAGTGTCCCTTGTATCTGAGAAAGGCAAGGCTGTCATCGTGCTCTCGACTGCGCATCACGATGTAAACTTCAATCCACGAATCAAGAAACTGATGAGCATAGAACACTATAATGCAGCAAAAGACGCGATGGACGCCATGGAACGAACGTACGCGATATATTCTGTTTCCAAAAAAACCAAAAGGTGGCCATTGGCAATGTTTTTCGAGTTGTTGGACGTGGCTAGCGTGAACGCTCAGATTCTTTACACTTGTCGAAGCAAGTTTGTGCAGAAGTACAGGAAAGGCTTCTTGAAGACTCTCGCGTTAACGCTATTAAAACCGCATTTGCAGACAAgtatcaaaa CAAAGAGCAAAGATAAAACCTTTGTCTATTGA
- the Pnkp gene encoding uncharacterized protein F21D5.5 isoform X1, with protein MSATVKSCYIRKLEESPSNVYLPDNTPIFVGRSPETGITDAKCSRRQVRLCANYAEAIVTVQQVGEHACGFNGFKTQKDVRFVAKHNDRLELLYGKYAYEIEFNPPQHKKNFVLGKRSYGLEADETESRAKMLKLNNYSEELENDRKEEEEESTLNDVSLNKKAFTVGSSTFYEKDNNDSSASAKWDSIDNGKLLIYTPPFVQHRSKIAAYDMDGTLIKTKSGLVFPKDCNDWQLLYPDVPGKLKQLHTNGFKIVIFTNQAGLSSGKVKISDFKLKIENIVRKINVPIQVFIAVGRSIYRKPTIGMWESLAKENGNITIDKANSFYVGDAAGRPKNWAPGKKKDHSSADRLMALNVGLKFETPEEHFLKHKAPRYELPKFNPQNFSQTDDVCKPANAKLMLQQQEIILMVGSPGSGKSHFAKNYLKDYGHVNRDTLRSWQKCIATVEQYLNQGKSVVIDNTNPDPTSRQRYTEISKRRNVPIRCFIMTTSIEHAKHNNKFRELTDPSHIPINEIIINSYMKNYVPPTLEEGFKEIVEINFIPNFHNEQDRKLYEMYLLEN; from the exons ATGAGCGCGACTGTCAAGAGTTGTTATATACGTAAACTGGAGGAATCTCCGTCGAATGTTTATTTGCCGGACAACACGCCGATTTTCGTAGGACGTTCGCCGGAAACCGGCATCACGGACGCGAAATGTTCGCGGCGACAAG ttcgtTTATGCGCAAACTATGCGGAGGCCATTGTCACAGTCCAACAAGTTGGTGAACATGCCTGTGGTTTTAACGGTTTTAAAACTCAGAAGGATGTAAGATTTGTAGCAAAACACAACGATCGTTTGGAGCTGTTGTATGGCAAGTATGCCTATGAGATTGAATTCAATCCACCGCAACATAAGAAGAATTTTGTATTGGGAAAAAGATCTTATGGACTAGAAGCAGATGAAACTGAAAGCAGAGCAAAAATGTTAAAACTGAATAATTACTCTGAAGAATTGGAAAATGAtagaaaggaagaagaagaagaatcaACTTTAAATGAtgttagtttaaataaaaaagcattcaCCGTTGGATCTAGTACTTTCTATGAAAAAGACAATAATGATTCAAGTGCATCTGCAAAGTGGGACAGTATTGATAATggaaagttattaatttatacaccaCCGTTTGTTCAACATCGatcaaaa atagcTGCGTATGATATGGATGGTACTTTAATAAAGACCAAATCTGGCTTGGTATTTCCAAAGGACTGTAACGATTGGCAATTATTATATCCCGATGTACCTGGTAAATTGAAGCAGCTTCATACGAATGGAttcaaaatagtaattttcaCGAACCAAGCTGGGCTTAGCTCTGGTAAAGTTAAGATCAGCGATTTCAAGCTcaagattgaaaatattgtacgaAAAATTAACGTCCCCATTCAg gTTTTTATCGCTGTGGGAAGAAGTATTTATAGAAAACCAACAATTGGTATGTGGGAATCATTGGCAAAAGag AATggaaatattacaattgacAAAGCTAATTCATTCTACGTCGGCGATGCCGCTGGTCGGCCAAAGAATTGGGCTCcgggaaagaagaaagatcATTCAAGCGCGGATCGATTAATGGCATTGAATGTGGGTCTGAAATTCGAAACACCAGAGGAACACTTTTTAAAGCACAAAGCGCCGCGGTACGAATTACCCAAATTCAACCCGCAAAATTTTTCGCAAACTGATGACGTGTGCAAACCCGCGAACGCAAAATTAATGCTGCAACAGCAAGAG ATAATACTTATGGTCGGTAGTCCAGGCTCCGGGAAATCACATTTTGCAAAGAATTACTTGAAGGATTATGGACATGTTAACAGAGATACTTTACGCAGCTGGCAGAAGTGCATCGCTACAGTCGagcaatatttaaatcaagGAAAGAGCGTAGTTATAGACAATACTAATCCTGATCCTACCTCAAGACAAAGATATACGGAAATATCTAAGAGACGAAACGTTCCCATTAGATGTTTTATTATGACAACAAGTATAGAGCATGCAAAGCATAATAATAag TTTCGCGAGTTAACTGATCCAAGCCATATTCCGATCAACGAGATCATTATAAACTCTTACat GAAAAATTATGTGCCGCCAACTTTGGAAGAAGGCTTCAAGGAAATAgtagaaatcaattttatcccaaattttcataatgaGCAGGATCGAAAGCTCTACGAAATGTACttacttgaaaattga
- the Pnkp gene encoding uncharacterized protein F21D5.5 isoform X2: MKKFMSDINSLLYIEIKLCSITFSPVKLDIPVRLCANYAEAIVTVQQVGEHACGFNGFKTQKDVRFVAKHNDRLELLYGKYAYEIEFNPPQHKKNFVLGKRSYGLEADETESRAKMLKLNNYSEELENDRKEEEEESTLNDVSLNKKAFTVGSSTFYEKDNNDSSASAKWDSIDNGKLLIYTPPFVQHRSKIAAYDMDGTLIKTKSGLVFPKDCNDWQLLYPDVPGKLKQLHTNGFKIVIFTNQAGLSSGKVKISDFKLKIENIVRKINVPIQVFIAVGRSIYRKPTIGMWESLAKENGNITIDKANSFYVGDAAGRPKNWAPGKKKDHSSADRLMALNVGLKFETPEEHFLKHKAPRYELPKFNPQNFSQTDDVCKPANAKLMLQQQEIILMVGSPGSGKSHFAKNYLKDYGHVNRDTLRSWQKCIATVEQYLNQGKSVVIDNTNPDPTSRQRYTEISKRRNVPIRCFIMTTSIEHAKHNNKFRELTDPSHIPINEIIINSYMKNYVPPTLEEGFKEIVEINFIPNFHNEQDRKLYEMYLLEN; this comes from the exons atgaaaaaattcatgagtgatataaattcattattatatatagagattaAATTGTGCTCCATCACTTTTTCACCGGTTAAACTCGATATACCCG ttcgtTTATGCGCAAACTATGCGGAGGCCATTGTCACAGTCCAACAAGTTGGTGAACATGCCTGTGGTTTTAACGGTTTTAAAACTCAGAAGGATGTAAGATTTGTAGCAAAACACAACGATCGTTTGGAGCTGTTGTATGGCAAGTATGCCTATGAGATTGAATTCAATCCACCGCAACATAAGAAGAATTTTGTATTGGGAAAAAGATCTTATGGACTAGAAGCAGATGAAACTGAAAGCAGAGCAAAAATGTTAAAACTGAATAATTACTCTGAAGAATTGGAAAATGAtagaaaggaagaagaagaagaatcaACTTTAAATGAtgttagtttaaataaaaaagcattcaCCGTTGGATCTAGTACTTTCTATGAAAAAGACAATAATGATTCAAGTGCATCTGCAAAGTGGGACAGTATTGATAATggaaagttattaatttatacaccaCCGTTTGTTCAACATCGatcaaaa atagcTGCGTATGATATGGATGGTACTTTAATAAAGACCAAATCTGGCTTGGTATTTCCAAAGGACTGTAACGATTGGCAATTATTATATCCCGATGTACCTGGTAAATTGAAGCAGCTTCATACGAATGGAttcaaaatagtaattttcaCGAACCAAGCTGGGCTTAGCTCTGGTAAAGTTAAGATCAGCGATTTCAAGCTcaagattgaaaatattgtacgaAAAATTAACGTCCCCATTCAg gTTTTTATCGCTGTGGGAAGAAGTATTTATAGAAAACCAACAATTGGTATGTGGGAATCATTGGCAAAAGag AATggaaatattacaattgacAAAGCTAATTCATTCTACGTCGGCGATGCCGCTGGTCGGCCAAAGAATTGGGCTCcgggaaagaagaaagatcATTCAAGCGCGGATCGATTAATGGCATTGAATGTGGGTCTGAAATTCGAAACACCAGAGGAACACTTTTTAAAGCACAAAGCGCCGCGGTACGAATTACCCAAATTCAACCCGCAAAATTTTTCGCAAACTGATGACGTGTGCAAACCCGCGAACGCAAAATTAATGCTGCAACAGCAAGAG ATAATACTTATGGTCGGTAGTCCAGGCTCCGGGAAATCACATTTTGCAAAGAATTACTTGAAGGATTATGGACATGTTAACAGAGATACTTTACGCAGCTGGCAGAAGTGCATCGCTACAGTCGagcaatatttaaatcaagGAAAGAGCGTAGTTATAGACAATACTAATCCTGATCCTACCTCAAGACAAAGATATACGGAAATATCTAAGAGACGAAACGTTCCCATTAGATGTTTTATTATGACAACAAGTATAGAGCATGCAAAGCATAATAATAag TTTCGCGAGTTAACTGATCCAAGCCATATTCCGATCAACGAGATCATTATAAACTCTTACat GAAAAATTATGTGCCGCCAACTTTGGAAGAAGGCTTCAAGGAAATAgtagaaatcaattttatcccaaattttcataatgaGCAGGATCGAAAGCTCTACGAAATGTACttacttgaaaattga
- the LOC140673786 gene encoding uncharacterized protein isoform X1, with product MNMSFNRKKCTVLGCESENVKLRSFPRGKINKERFLKWLRACGNVKLLKLSERQLQLGGICDRHFEAKVIMVTTLSKVAVPILYLPKPIDSSYYKFNDIRIMDTQTIDAQKIDMQMNDGTLVSLVSEKGKAVIVLSTAHHDVNFNPRIKKLMSIEHYNAAKDAMDAMERTYAIYSVSKKTKRWPLAMFFELLDVASVNAQILYTCRSKFVQKYRKGFLKTLALTLLKPHLQTSIKTKSKDKTFVY from the exons ATGA ATATGTCATTTAACAGAAAGAAATGTACAGTGCTAGGCTGTGAATCAGAGAATGTGAAACTTCGCTCATTTCCACGtgggaaaataaataaagagagattTCTGAAATGGTTAAGGGCTTGTGGAAATGTCAAGCTGCTAAAGCTATCTGAAAGACAACTACAGCTTGGAGGTATTTGCGATAGGCATTTTGAGGCAAAAGTAATAATGGTAACTACATTGTCCAAAGTAGCAGTTCCAATTTTATATCTACCCA AGCCTATTGATTCATCATACTACAAATTTAATGACATACGAATAATGGATACACAAACAATTGATGCACAAAAGATTGATATGCAAAT GAACGATGGCACCTTAGTGTCCCTTGTATCTGAGAAAGGCAAGGCTGTCATCGTGCTCTCGACTGCGCATCACGATGTAAACTTCAATCCACGAATCAAGAAACTGATGAGCATAGAACACTATAATGCAGCAAAAGACGCGATGGACGCCATGGAACGAACGTACGCGATATATTCTGTTTCCAAAAAAACCAAAAGGTGGCCATTGGCAATGTTTTTCGAGTTGTTGGACGTGGCTAGCGTGAACGCTCAGATTCTTTACACTTGTCGAAGCAAGTTTGTGCAGAAGTACAGGAAAGGCTTCTTGAAGACTCTCGCGTTAACGCTATTAAAACCGCATTTGCAGACAAgtatcaaaa CAAAGAGCAAAGATAAAACCTTTGTCTATTGA